A window of the Oryzias melastigma strain HK-1 linkage group LG11, ASM292280v2, whole genome shotgun sequence genome harbors these coding sequences:
- the LOC112137087 gene encoding transcription and mRNA export factor ENY2 — MSKDYQMKAAINQKLIEMGERERLKELLRAKLVESGWKDQLKAHCKDVIREKGLEHVTVEDLVTEVTPKGRALVPDSVKKELLQRIRAFLAQHAAL, encoded by the exons ATGAGCAAGGACTACCAGATGAAGGCTGCAATTAACCAGAAGCTGATAGAAATGGGAGAACGGGAGCG GTTAAAAGAGCTGCTCAGGGCAAAGCTGGTGGAGTCTGGATGGAAGGATCAATTGAAGGCTCACTGCAAAG ACGTTATCAGAGAAAAGGGTCTGGAGCACGTCACCGTGGAGGATCTGGTCACAGAAGTCACACCTAAAGGCAGAG CGCTCGTACCCGACAGCGTGAAGAAAGAGCTCCTGCAGAGAATCCGAGCTTTTCTAGCTCAACACGCCGCCCTGTAA